A genomic region of Methanobacterium sp. SMA-27 contains the following coding sequences:
- a CDS encoding AI-2E family transporter, which yields MSYHLKKIAISTIIPLIIILTLLSLGILIPILTMVIFGAILAYYIRFISRKIKPYVKNDTLSVFLGIIVFTIPIVLLLYFTLTQFVLIAESSFGSLQQAATGNSTMNMTVINQAVNNLNLPSNLTQSIITAVQSGINEFISFVASSLVAMISSIPSFAAQMLILIFSVFYFARDGDKVIKFITDVIPVKDNDFYQELFDSAEDVLKSIIVGNAIPAVILGVLSGILYYLLGYPYALLLAIISGIAMFIPIIGPWIVYGAIGIISILLGNTTQGILVIIFGWIIETTTDFYIRPKIAVQYSEIHPLVFLLGFIYGAVTMGIPGLFIGPLILGITYAAYKIYRKEKIKTKMS from the coding sequence ATGAGTTATCATTTAAAAAAAATAGCTATTTCAACAATAATACCTCTTATAATAATCTTAACACTTCTTTCACTGGGAATTTTAATCCCAATTTTGACTATGGTAATATTCGGTGCTATATTAGCATATTATATCCGATTTATATCCCGGAAAATCAAACCATATGTTAAAAATGACACTTTGTCTGTTTTTTTAGGTATAATAGTATTCACCATTCCCATAGTTTTATTGTTGTATTTTACTTTAACGCAGTTTGTACTTATAGCTGAATCTTCATTTGGCTCATTACAGCAAGCTGCTACTGGCAATTCTACTATGAACATGACTGTAATAAACCAAGCTGTAAATAATCTCAATCTTCCAAGTAATCTTACCCAAAGTATAATAACAGCTGTACAATCTGGAATTAATGAATTTATTTCATTTGTTGCTAGCTCCTTAGTTGCCATGATAAGTTCAATTCCATCTTTTGCTGCCCAAATGCTCATATTAATTTTTTCAGTATTTTATTTTGCAAGAGATGGAGATAAAGTAATTAAATTTATAACAGATGTTATTCCGGTTAAAGACAATGATTTCTACCAGGAATTGTTTGATAGTGCTGAAGATGTTTTAAAAAGCATAATTGTCGGTAATGCTATTCCTGCAGTAATCCTTGGAGTACTCTCTGGAATTTTATATTACTTACTAGGATATCCTTATGCACTATTATTAGCTATCATAAGTGGAATAGCCATGTTTATACCCATTATTGGTCCATGGATCGTGTATGGTGCCATTGGAATTATCAGTATACTCCTTGGGAACACCACACAAGGTATATTGGTGATTATATTTGGTTGGATAATAGAAACAACAACAGACTTTTACATAAGACCCAAGATTGCTGTTCAATATTCTGAAATACATCCATTGGTATTTTTATTAGGATTCATTTATGGTGCGGTGACTATGGGTATTCCTGGACTATTTATAGGGCCATTAATATTGGGAATAACTTATGCGGCTTATAAAATCTATAGAAAAGAAAAAATAAAAACAAAAATGTCATGA
- a CDS encoding putative quinol monooxygenase, protein MIIVTATITSNPGERDKIITKSQDLIESTRLESGCISYNLYASTEGDDILLMLEQWENLEVLETHMQTEHFKAFGVAIENFLARKLDIAVYSADKK, encoded by the coding sequence ATGATCATAGTAACAGCCACAATAACATCTAATCCTGGTGAGAGGGATAAAATCATTACAAAATCTCAAGATCTAATTGAATCAACTCGTTTAGAATCGGGTTGTATCAGTTATAATTTATATGCAAGCACTGAAGGTGATGATATCCTACTGATGCTCGAACAATGGGAAAATCTAGAAGTATTAGAAACGCATATGCAAACTGAACATTTCAAAGCATTTGGTGTGGCAATTGAAAATTTTTTAGCGAGAAAATTAGACATTGCTGTTTACTCAGCTGACAAAAAATGA
- a CDS encoding TetR/AcrR family transcriptional regulator has protein sequence MDTKSRIMEETFKLFLKKGFVDVSLNDIRKASTITTGGFYYHFDSKDTLLVAVIEKYIFNYFNSTIRQIRDFEGTPKEKLKTVILSIIGETQLSESSEKIDYRTLHLLLMEGVQKYEIISKHYTEFYYNLLNFIKDVLDEGAAQDIIRRDIDSTELATVIQTSMVGTVLMWIAMPEMPIENRMNSNIDHLWNYITK, from the coding sequence ATGGATACGAAATCTAGAATTATGGAAGAAACATTTAAATTATTTCTAAAAAAAGGATTTGTTGATGTTTCCTTGAATGACATTAGAAAAGCATCAACCATTACTACCGGCGGATTTTACTATCACTTTGACAGTAAAGACACTCTCCTAGTTGCAGTGATTGAAAAATATATATTTAACTATTTTAATTCAACCATAAGACAAATTAGAGATTTCGAAGGCACACCCAAAGAAAAACTAAAAACAGTAATATTATCAATCATAGGCGAAACACAATTATCTGAAAGCTCTGAAAAAATAGATTATAGGACATTACACTTACTATTAATGGAAGGTGTACAAAAATATGAAATAATAAGCAAACATTACACAGAATTTTATTACAACTTGTTAAACTTCATTAAAGATGTACTCGATGAAGGTGCAGCCCAAGATATTATCAGACGGGATATTGACTCCACCGAACTTGCAACAGTTATTCAAACTTCCATGGTAGGAACAGTCTTAATGTGGATAGCAATGCCTGAAATGCCCATAGAAAACAGAATGAATTCTAATATAGATCATTTATGGAATTATATTACAAAATAA
- a CDS encoding acetate uptake transporter → MGEEETATITIDGQKLLKHNPANPAPLGLVATGMTLILLSFSYAGFYELSSVILAMVLAFGGTIDLIVGAMEYKNGNTFATLAFGAFGSFWYSFAILLILPKLNLASAPNSASLAAYLFLWGVWTAVMFVATLKISRGFQILFSTLTLLFFVLGLGALTGNSTINIIGGYVGIFVGLLAFYLGMAEVINEIYGNRVLPT, encoded by the coding sequence ATGGGTGAAGAAGAAACTGCCACCATAACTATAGATGGCCAGAAGCTATTAAAACATAACCCTGCAAATCCTGCCCCTTTAGGACTGGTTGCTACTGGAATGACCTTAATTCTATTAAGTTTTTCTTATGCTGGATTTTATGAGTTAAGCAGTGTGATATTGGCTATGGTACTGGCATTTGGTGGAACTATAGACTTAATTGTTGGTGCAATGGAATACAAGAATGGAAATACTTTCGCCACACTTGCATTTGGTGCATTTGGATCCTTTTGGTACTCCTTTGCAATACTACTAATTTTACCCAAATTAAATCTGGCATCTGCACCTAATTCAGCATCACTCGCAGCATATTTATTCTTGTGGGGTGTTTGGACTGCTGTAATGTTTGTAGCAACACTTAAAATAAGTCGTGGATTCCAGATACTATTCTCTACATTAACATTACTGTTCTTCGTATTGGGATTAGGCGCATTAACCGGAAACAGCACCATAAACATAATTGGTGGTTATGTGGGAATATTTGTTGGATTATTAGCATTCTACTTGGGAATGGCAGAGGTTATAAACGAAATCTATGGGAATAGGGTTCTACCAACCTGA
- a CDS encoding NAD(P)-dependent alcohol dehydrogenase — translation MKGLAMLKIGEIGWIEKDKPKCGPRDAIVKPLALAPCTSDVHTVWAGAIGDRHDMILGHEALGVVDEVGREVKDFKPGDRVIVPAITPDWDSEAVQRGFPSQSGGALGGWKFSNFKDGVFGEYFHVNLADNNLAHLPEGMSLESAVMITDMMTTGFMAAENAEIGMGATVAVLGIGPVGLCGVAGAALRGAGRIFAVGTRPKAIEVAKEYGATDIISYKDGDTADQILEATDGAGVDAVIVSGGGPDILIDALKMAKAGSKISNNNYYGKGFGEKDTLPLCRVNWGFGMADKDIVTGLCPGGRVRMERLADMVTYGRMDPSLMATHVYKGFDKLEEALLLMKDKPRDLIKPVVLLDE, via the coding sequence ATGAAAGGACTAGCAATGTTAAAAATTGGGGAAATAGGATGGATAGAAAAAGATAAACCAAAATGCGGCCCAAGAGATGCTATTGTTAAACCATTAGCTCTAGCACCATGTACTTCTGATGTACACACTGTCTGGGCAGGAGCAATAGGTGACAGACATGACATGATTTTAGGACATGAAGCTTTAGGAGTAGTAGACGAAGTAGGAAGGGAAGTTAAAGATTTCAAACCAGGCGATAGGGTAATTGTACCAGCTATAACTCCTGACTGGGATTCAGAAGCCGTTCAACGAGGTTTTCCTTCACAAAGTGGTGGAGCTTTAGGTGGTTGGAAATTCTCTAACTTTAAAGATGGCGTATTCGGCGAATACTTCCATGTAAACCTAGCAGATAACAACCTAGCACACCTACCCGAAGGAATGTCATTAGAATCAGCGGTTATGATTACTGATATGATGACTACTGGTTTTATGGCTGCTGAAAATGCCGAAATTGGAATGGGGGCCACTGTAGCAGTTCTAGGTATTGGGCCAGTTGGACTTTGCGGTGTAGCCGGTGCAGCATTAAGGGGTGCTGGAAGAATATTTGCAGTTGGTACCAGACCTAAAGCTATTGAAGTAGCTAAAGAATATGGTGCTACAGATATAATTAGCTACAAAGACGGAGACACCGCAGACCAAATCCTTGAAGCAACTGATGGAGCGGGTGTTGACGCTGTAATTGTATCTGGTGGTGGTCCTGATATTCTAATAGACGCATTAAAAATGGCTAAAGCCGGATCAAAAATTTCTAACAATAACTACTATGGTAAAGGATTCGGTGAAAAAGATACCTTACCACTTTGTCGTGTAAACTGGGGATTCGGTATGGCTGATAAAGATATAGTCACCGGTCTTTGCCCTGGTGGAAGAGTTAGAATGGAAAGACTAGCAGATATGGTAACCTACGGACGTATGGATCCGTCACTCATGGCTACTCATGTCTACAAAGGTTTTGATAAATTAGAAGAAGCACTTCTCCTAATGAAAGACAAACCAAGAGATTTAATCAAACCAGTCGTCCTTTTAGACGAATAA
- the npdG gene encoding NADPH-dependent F420 reductase, whose product MKIAIIGGTGGQGLGIAIRFVQAGEDVIIGSRAIEKAEKAVEKVKELLDMDKIPNLKASENADGAKEADILILTVPLAAQRATLLSIKDNAAGKVLIDATGPLESAIGGSPTRCIYLSEGAASERAQKILPEANVICAFNNISSGALMNFPNPIDCDCLMSGDDLESKKTVAKLIEKIPGVQVVDCGPLERAQIIEKITPLLIGLNIKKTCKDAGIRITGIDPECKLY is encoded by the coding sequence ATGAAGATAGCAATAATTGGTGGAACTGGTGGACAGGGTTTAGGAATTGCCATACGCTTTGTACAAGCCGGAGAAGATGTTATAATAGGATCAAGAGCAATTGAAAAAGCTGAAAAAGCTGTAGAAAAAGTTAAAGAACTTTTAGATATGGATAAAATTCCCAATCTCAAAGCATCTGAAAATGCTGATGGCGCAAAAGAAGCCGACATACTAATCTTAACTGTACCGCTAGCGGCTCAAAGAGCAACTCTCTTGTCTATAAAGGATAATGCAGCCGGAAAAGTATTAATAGATGCAACCGGACCACTTGAATCAGCTATTGGCGGATCACCAACCCGATGTATCTACCTATCCGAAGGAGCAGCTTCTGAAAGAGCACAAAAGATCCTACCCGAAGCCAACGTAATATGTGCATTCAACAACATCAGTTCAGGAGCCCTAATGAACTTCCCAAATCCCATAGACTGTGACTGTTTAATGTCAGGTGACGACCTTGAATCCAAAAAAACAGTCGCAAAACTAATCGAAAAAATACCCGGAGTACAAGTCGTAGACTGTGGACCACTAGAAAGAGCTCAAATCATCGAAAAAATCACACCCTTACTTATCGGACTAAACATCAAAAAAACCTGCAAAGACGCCGGAATAAGAATAACCGGAATAGACCCCGAATGCAAATTATACTAA
- a CDS encoding aspartate dehydrogenase, whose translation MMVGILGCGAIANIITNFAAEGKLGVDLKFFYDRDMERAENLASQVDGIVVLNINDMLDQVDLVIESASPQAVMEVVPHILERGKDVIVMSLGALMDPALRDHLDEIAKQTNSKIYAPSGAVVGLDGIKAASIGKIREVSLVTRKPPKSLGISTDKETILYEGKARDAVRKFPLNINVAAALTIACGKEVDVKIIADPAVDRNCHEVHVVGDFGELKTTTQNIRCATNPKTSILAAYSAIKLLKSLNENLKILT comes from the coding sequence GTGATGGTCGGAATATTAGGATGTGGTGCTATAGCAAACATAATCACTAATTTTGCAGCGGAGGGAAAGCTGGGTGTTGATCTAAAATTTTTTTATGACCGCGATATGGAAAGAGCAGAAAACCTGGCATCCCAAGTAGATGGAATAGTAGTACTAAATATAAACGATATGTTGGATCAGGTTGATTTGGTGATTGAAAGTGCATCTCCCCAAGCTGTGATGGAGGTCGTTCCACACATTCTCGAAAGAGGAAAAGATGTGATTGTCATGAGTTTGGGGGCATTGATGGACCCTGCTCTTAGAGATCATTTAGATGAGATAGCCAAACAAACTAACTCCAAGATATACGCACCTTCTGGGGCCGTTGTAGGTTTAGACGGTATCAAAGCCGCTTCCATCGGTAAGATCCGTGAAGTAAGTCTGGTCACACGAAAGCCTCCCAAATCTCTAGGAATCTCAACAGATAAAGAAACAATATTGTACGAAGGCAAAGCAAGAGATGCGGTGCGTAAATTTCCACTAAACATTAATGTGGCTGCTGCTTTAACTATTGCCTGTGGTAAGGAAGTGGATGTAAAAATCATAGCTGACCCGGCTGTGGACCGCAACTGCCACGAGGTTCATGTAGTGGGTGATTTTGGGGAGCTTAAAACTACCACCCAAAATATTAGATGTGCCACCAATCCGAAAACAAGTATTTTAGCTGCTTATTCTGCAATTAAACTCCTTAAAAGTTTAAACGAAAATCTTAAGATCCTAACCTAA
- a CDS encoding redox-regulated ATPase YchF, producing the protein MLQIAVTGKPNVGKSSFFNSATLSEVEVASYPFTTIDANKAVAHVVTECPCKELEVTCNPNNSKCVSGKRLIPVELIDVAGLVPGAHEGRGLGNKFLDDLRQARAFIHIIDASGSTDEEGRPCEPGSHDPLEDVEFLEHEITMWLFGILKKNWNKMIRKVMSERLDLAKVISEQLSGTGIRLEDIIEAKKVVDKDYDKWDDSDIIAVLDDLLKRAKPMLIVANKADMPTSDENIKRLEDKYGNVIAASAESELALIRASEAGLISYFPGDSDFEILEPKKLNENQMKALNYIKEHVLQKYGSTGVQKALNSAVFEILDMIVVFPVEDEHKLSDQKGNILPDALLIKKGSKPRDMAYVIHTDIGDSFMHALDARSCRRISSDYELVDGDIISIICR; encoded by the coding sequence ATGCTTCAAATCGCTGTAACAGGAAAACCAAACGTCGGAAAGTCATCTTTTTTTAATTCTGCAACATTATCAGAAGTAGAAGTTGCAAGTTATCCATTCACAACTATAGATGCTAACAAAGCAGTTGCACATGTTGTAACAGAGTGCCCATGCAAAGAACTGGAAGTTACATGTAATCCTAACAATTCAAAATGTGTATCTGGGAAAAGGTTGATACCTGTTGAACTTATAGATGTTGCAGGACTAGTTCCCGGTGCCCATGAAGGCCGAGGACTTGGAAACAAATTTTTAGATGACCTTAGACAGGCAAGAGCTTTCATTCATATTATCGATGCTTCAGGATCTACAGATGAAGAGGGGAGGCCTTGTGAACCTGGTAGTCATGACCCGCTGGAGGATGTTGAGTTTCTTGAACATGAGATCACCATGTGGCTTTTTGGAATTTTAAAGAAAAATTGGAATAAAATGATAAGGAAGGTAATGTCAGAAAGACTAGATCTTGCTAAGGTAATTTCTGAACAGTTGAGTGGAACAGGTATAAGGCTTGAAGATATTATTGAAGCAAAAAAGGTCGTTGATAAGGATTATGATAAATGGGATGATTCCGATATTATTGCGGTCCTTGATGACCTTCTTAAAAGAGCAAAACCAATGTTAATAGTTGCAAATAAGGCAGATATGCCCACATCAGATGAAAACATCAAAAGATTAGAAGATAAATATGGAAATGTAATTGCAGCTTCAGCAGAATCAGAACTTGCCCTTATACGTGCCTCAGAAGCAGGGTTAATAAGTTATTTCCCGGGTGATTCTGATTTTGAGATCCTTGAACCCAAAAAGCTCAATGAAAATCAAATGAAGGCTCTGAATTATATAAAAGAACATGTGCTCCAGAAGTATGGAAGTACAGGAGTACAAAAAGCACTTAACAGTGCAGTTTTTGAAATTCTGGATATGATTGTTGTTTTTCCTGTTGAAGACGAACATAAATTATCAGACCAAAAGGGAAATATATTACCAGATGCTCTGCTCATTAAGAAAGGTTCTAAACCAAGAGACATGGCATATGTAATACACACAGATATAGGTGATAGTTTCATGCATGCACTTGATGCTAGAAGTTGCAGAAGAATTTCAAGCGACTATGAACTTGTAGATGGTGACATAATAAGTATAATATGTCGCTAG
- the cbiE gene encoding precorrin-6y C5,15-methyltransferase (decarboxylating) subunit CbiE codes for MSKLYLVGVGPGSEKYLTFEALNVVGSSDILMGSKRALKLFPDTKAEKIELNAKNMGEMLNLAVSKACEGRAVALLSTGDPGFSGVLKPIKKLAGKLEFEVIPGISSIQICASKLQISWDEANIITMHGKGISDELISLLSNGRTTIILPNNTIEETVEYLLDQGIDPNRRAAVCENLSYDNEKIVEVQLKELLNEQFGYMCVLVVY; via the coding sequence ATGTCAAAATTATATCTGGTGGGTGTTGGGCCGGGATCTGAGAAATATTTAACATTTGAGGCATTAAATGTTGTTGGATCCTCCGATATTTTAATGGGGAGTAAAAGAGCTTTAAAACTTTTTCCAGATACAAAAGCCGAAAAAATAGAACTTAATGCTAAAAATATGGGGGAAATGCTTAATTTAGCCGTTTCAAAGGCATGTGAAGGACGAGCTGTGGCACTTCTGTCCACTGGAGATCCTGGATTTTCAGGCGTATTAAAACCCATCAAAAAATTGGCTGGAAAATTGGAATTTGAAGTTATTCCGGGTATAAGTTCGATTCAAATATGTGCATCAAAACTTCAAATATCATGGGATGAAGCCAATATCATAACAATGCATGGAAAGGGGATTTCAGACGAATTAATTTCCTTATTATCAAATGGAAGAACCACCATTATTCTGCCAAACAATACAATTGAAGAAACTGTGGAATACCTTTTGGATCAAGGAATAGATCCAAACAGAAGGGCAGCAGTATGTGAAAATTTAAGCTACGACAATGAAAAGATAGTGGAAGTCCAACTCAAGGAACTTTTAAATGAACAATTTGGTTATATGTGTGTGTTAGTTGTTTACTGA
- a CDS encoding DUF2115 family protein, translating into MDKIKSSELFLKLNQEIERHRSLVKPEKKIDDELQGKMSNYNLENFNRLTGTSYLGCEEEIDTDKLEDLKHAIDHYFDFYAPYDEEFKEFIKIISIYLTFIEKKPLHPPGIVFSGGRTVYQRGKIYYCTGKKYFKNEEESLCNFCVGLEV; encoded by the coding sequence GTGGATAAAATTAAAAGCTCAGAACTGTTTTTAAAACTTAATCAAGAAATAGAACGCCACAGATCGCTGGTAAAACCTGAAAAGAAAATTGATGATGAGTTACAAGGAAAAATGTCCAATTATAATCTAGAAAATTTCAATAGATTAACAGGAACTTCCTATTTAGGGTGTGAAGAGGAAATTGATACAGATAAACTCGAAGATCTCAAACATGCCATAGATCATTACTTTGATTTTTACGCACCATATGATGAGGAATTTAAAGAATTTATAAAAATAATATCTATATACTTAACATTTATCGAAAAAAAGCCTTTACATCCACCAGGAATAGTTTTTTCAGGAGGAAGAACTGTCTATCAAAGGGGAAAAATCTATTACTGTACTGGAAAAAAATATTTTAAAAATGAAGAAGAATCCCTTTGCAACTTTTGTGTTGGTCTAGAAGTTTAG
- a CDS encoding cupin domain-containing protein produces the protein MLIKDIKKSTYFKAIDETTLCELIHPENDNVKMDCSIAHAILGPDQSSLPHKLINSIEIYYILEGMGKIYINKEPNVLKTGQSVYIPSNACQRIKNIGKDDLKFLCIVSPPWRGEDESICK, from the coding sequence ATGCTGATAAAAGACATCAAAAAATCAACTTATTTCAAGGCCATTGATGAAACAACTCTATGCGAACTTATTCACCCTGAAAACGATAATGTAAAAATGGATTGTAGTATTGCCCATGCAATTCTTGGACCGGATCAATCTTCACTTCCCCATAAACTCATAAACTCAATTGAAATATATTATATCCTAGAGGGAATGGGTAAAATATATATAAATAAGGAACCAAATGTTTTGAAAACAGGCCAATCTGTGTATATTCCTTCAAATGCATGTCAAAGGATCAAAAATATTGGTAAAGATGATCTGAAATTTCTCTGCATTGTATCTCCACCATGGAGAGGAGAAGATGAATCCATCTGCAAGTAA